A stretch of the Glutamicibacter sp. JL.03c genome encodes the following:
- a CDS encoding response regulator codes for MSKISLVICDDQPLIVSSLKLILETDDRIEVVGTAENGAAGVEMIQSLNPTLALMDIQMPQMDGIEATAKIIGHTDTKVIVLTTFNRDDYLFDAMDAGASGFLLKNSEPETLIHAVHQVAAGNGLLSPEVTLKLIRGRTPKAAYVAEQSSSPESRRLRELTERELQVLGELAKGKNNQEIATSLSLSEATVKTHLSNLLAKLHLRDRVQGVLFAYRAGLIR; via the coding sequence ATGAGCAAGATTTCACTAGTGATTTGCGATGATCAGCCGTTGATCGTCTCGTCCCTCAAACTCATATTGGAAACAGACGATCGCATCGAAGTGGTGGGCACTGCCGAAAATGGCGCAGCAGGTGTTGAAATGATCCAGTCGCTGAATCCGACACTGGCGCTGATGGACATTCAAATGCCGCAGATGGACGGCATCGAGGCTACGGCCAAGATCATCGGCCATACCGACACCAAGGTCATCGTTCTGACGACTTTCAATCGCGACGATTATCTCTTCGATGCCATGGATGCCGGAGCCAGCGGATTCCTGCTGAAAAATAGTGAACCCGAGACGCTCATCCATGCAGTGCATCAGGTGGCCGCCGGCAACGGGCTGCTCTCCCCCGAGGTTACTTTGAAGCTCATCAGAGGACGAACCCCCAAGGCCGCCTACGTGGCCGAACAATCTTCAAGTCCTGAATCCAGGCGGTTGAGGGAGCTTACCGAACGCGAGCTTCAGGTTCTCGGAGAACTGGCCAAGGGTAAAAACAATCAGGAAATTGCTACCTCGTTGTCGTTGTCCGAAGCCACAGTCAAGACGCATCTGTCGAATCTCCTGGCCAAGCTCCACCTGCGCGATCGTGTCCAAGGAGTTCTTTTTGCGTACCGAGCCGGACTCATCCGATAG
- a CDS encoding ABC transporter ATP-binding protein: protein MLELHNVSRSFSDLQVLEDVSFTVPGGALTGFVGANGAGKTTTMRIIMGLLAANTGTVTLNGVELSTDTRPNFGYMPEERGLYPKQPVIDQLVYLGQLHGLGRTPARSRAMELLSRFGLEHRAKAKLESLSLGNQQRVQVAASLLHEPDVLILDEPFSGLDPIAVDAMSSILSDYASRGVPVLFSSHQLDLLDVLVDHLVIIQNGKILADSSADDLRSSQASRHRISLGSDAGWLRGEPGVSVLDISGPDALVNFDSETTAQRILARAMERGTVTEFSIYRPSLADVYREIIR, encoded by the coding sequence ATGCTTGAGTTGCACAACGTGTCACGATCGTTCTCGGACCTCCAGGTACTAGAAGATGTCAGCTTCACCGTACCCGGCGGTGCCCTAACCGGATTCGTTGGCGCCAACGGAGCCGGCAAAACCACCACCATGCGCATCATCATGGGTTTGCTTGCGGCCAACACAGGCACAGTCACCCTCAACGGCGTTGAACTGTCCACGGATACACGACCGAATTTCGGTTACATGCCCGAAGAGCGAGGACTCTACCCCAAACAGCCTGTCATTGATCAACTCGTTTATCTGGGCCAGCTGCACGGATTAGGAAGAACCCCTGCCCGCTCGCGCGCGATGGAGCTCTTGTCGCGGTTCGGCCTGGAGCACCGGGCCAAGGCCAAGCTGGAGTCGCTGTCATTGGGCAATCAACAAAGGGTTCAGGTGGCGGCATCGCTCTTGCATGAACCTGATGTGCTGATTCTGGATGAGCCCTTCAGCGGGCTCGATCCCATTGCCGTGGATGCCATGAGCTCAATCCTGAGCGACTACGCTTCGCGTGGCGTTCCCGTTCTCTTCTCATCACATCAGCTGGATCTGCTAGACGTATTAGTGGACCACTTGGTGATCATTCAGAACGGGAAGATTTTGGCTGACTCCTCAGCCGATGACCTACGCTCGTCGCAGGCCTCGCGCCACCGCATTTCTTTGGGTTCCGATGCAGGCTGGCTACGCGGCGAACCGGGTGTCAGCGTGCTCGACATTTCCGGCCCCGATGCCTTGGTCAATTTTGATTCCGAAACCACAGCACAACGAATACTCGCACGAGCCATGGAACGCGGTACCGTAACCGAGTTCTCCATCTATCGTCCTTCATTGGCTGACGTCTACAGGGAGATCATCCGATGA
- a CDS encoding ABC transporter permease, giving the protein MNTATPAWLIVALREVETKLRDKAFIITTIGTLVVIIGSIVVSSILGSRSAEFSVTATDESSYQVLTQLQKDKPEDVSLRIAQSTQQEARQQLGDGDLDAMLSSSNEGQAYSLTGFDEVDDQLRQLVADSVDTILTDQVLSSAGLDTASLPSADALKVSQLQGDADRNSMVRAMGFLFSFLFYMAALLFGMPIANSVIEEKQNRVVEILASTIRLRQLLTGKIVGNVILAMIQLLVFLSVGLLAAYLSPLEIPFLGVVSRVAGWFAVFFFGGFLVLAGIWAALGSLATRTEDLQQSSGPVVTVLIAVLFIGLYAKDGFLVAASYVPIASSVAMPIRLLSGEVALWEPILSLAILLAACWAVLLFAEKIYRRAVMHTGGSLTLRKAMKLEV; this is encoded by the coding sequence ATGAATACCGCTACCCCGGCATGGCTGATCGTCGCCCTGCGAGAAGTCGAAACAAAACTACGCGACAAAGCTTTCATCATCACCACCATTGGCACATTGGTGGTCATCATCGGATCGATTGTCGTCTCCAGCATTCTCGGCAGCCGTAGTGCAGAATTCTCGGTAACAGCTACCGATGAGTCCAGCTATCAAGTGCTTACCCAACTCCAGAAGGACAAACCCGAAGATGTTTCGCTGCGTATTGCCCAATCAACCCAGCAAGAAGCACGGCAACAACTTGGCGACGGTGATCTCGACGCGATGCTCTCCAGCAGCAATGAGGGACAAGCCTATTCGCTGACCGGCTTTGACGAAGTTGATGATCAGCTTCGCCAACTGGTTGCCGATAGTGTCGACACGATACTTACTGATCAGGTACTTTCATCCGCGGGGCTGGATACCGCGAGCCTGCCTTCTGCAGATGCGTTGAAAGTTTCCCAGCTTCAAGGTGATGCCGACCGGAATTCAATGGTCAGGGCCATGGGATTCCTTTTTTCCTTCCTTTTCTACATGGCCGCGTTGCTCTTCGGCATGCCTATCGCTAATTCCGTGATTGAAGAGAAACAGAACCGTGTGGTGGAGATCCTCGCCAGCACCATCCGGCTACGCCAATTGCTGACCGGAAAAATCGTTGGAAATGTCATTCTGGCGATGATCCAGCTCTTGGTCTTCCTCAGCGTTGGTCTGTTGGCAGCGTATCTGTCGCCCTTGGAGATCCCGTTCCTCGGTGTTGTTTCGCGGGTTGCTGGATGGTTTGCGGTCTTTTTCTTTGGCGGGTTCCTGGTCTTGGCCGGCATCTGGGCCGCCCTTGGATCGCTGGCAACGAGAACCGAGGACCTGCAGCAATCCAGTGGCCCGGTGGTCACTGTGCTCATTGCGGTCCTTTTCATCGGCCTGTACGCCAAGGACGGCTTCTTGGTTGCGGCCTCCTATGTTCCTATCGCTTCATCCGTTGCCATGCCCATCAGGTTGTTATCCGGCGAGGTTGCCCTGTGGGAGCCAATCCTTTCATTAGCCATCCTGTTGGCCGCCTGCTGGGCAGTATTGCTCTTTGCAGAGAAAATCTATCGCCGGGCGGTGATGCACACCGGTGGTTCCCTGACCCTGCGCAAAGCGATGAAGCTGGAAGTCTAG
- a CDS encoding proline dehydrogenase family protein has translation MSSLSTPHTVPAAVDAAGNPLTSPADLAEDVIALVRRWLTEASDYPVDAAAARLAGVLKDPNGLDFTVGFVDGVIRPEDLSVAAANLKKLAPKVPSFLPWYMRKAVGLGGVMAPVVPQVVVPIARKVLREMVGHLIIDASDAKLGGAIKKIKREGVNLNVNLLGEAILGQGEAARRLEGTTALLARDDVDYVSIKVSSTVAPHNHWAFDEAVEHIVEKLSPLYELAARSPKKKFINLDMEEYKDLELTIAVFTQILSKPEFKDLPAGIVLQAYLPDALSAMIELQQFSAARVAKGGAPIKVRVVKGANLPMETMEADIHGWPLATWHSKQDSDTSYKSVLEYALRPDHVKNVRIGVAGHNLFDVALAWLLAKARNVTDGIEFEMLLGMATGQAEAVRREVGSLLLYTPVVHPQEFDVAIAYLIRRLEEGASQENFMSAVFELSKNEQLFEREKNRFLASLAALGNEVPAPHRVQNRQVQDPALAQAIEGFAEGSTEFFNTPDTDPDLAQNRTWGREILGKMEASPLGKDLVKANTINAAGELDEAIAMGVDASSGWQALGSAKRAEILHRAGLLFEERRAMLLEVLGSECGKTIDQGDVEISEAIDFAHYYSLLGRELDEVDGAKYVPSKLTVVTPPWNFPMAIPAGSTLSALAAGSAVIIKPATQAARVGSMMVQCLWDAGVPKDVLQLVFVGDRSLGQQLVSDERVDRLILTGGYETAQLFRSFRKDLPLLAETSGKNAIIVTPHADLDLAARDVVQSAFGHAGQKCSAASLVVLVGSVADSRRFNNQLIDAVKSLKVGYPWNPESQMGPMIGEPGEKLKRGLTTLGDGERWAIEPKQLDDSGKLYSPGVRYGVQRGSEYHLTEYFGPILGVMTAQNLEEAVQIVNEVDYGLTSGLHSLDRGEMAYWLDNIQAGNIYVNRGITGAIVQRQPFGGWKKSAIGAGTKAGGPNYLIGMGSWVDAPVKDTASLSRFDEQLLAAAELDQSQAQWLTSALGSDKYWWNTEFNQAKDRSGLIAERNVFRYCSVDVAVRFEQATSGQGLAEALRVVAAGVTAGSRVHLSLDADLPRELRNLLAEHSVTVVRENAEQFAAHAAKLAAKTGPDSAARIRLIGGSVKDIAEATDGKPDVAIYASPVTASGRVEMLPFLHEQAVSITAHRFGTPNHLSDGLV, from the coding sequence GTGTCTTCACTCTCCACCCCGCACACCGTGCCAGCAGCAGTAGATGCTGCGGGCAACCCGCTTACTTCTCCAGCAGACCTTGCCGAAGATGTCATCGCGTTGGTGCGCCGCTGGCTCACCGAGGCATCCGACTATCCTGTTGATGCCGCGGCCGCCCGACTGGCCGGTGTGCTCAAGGATCCCAACGGCTTGGACTTCACCGTGGGATTCGTCGACGGAGTCATCCGCCCCGAAGACCTGAGCGTGGCGGCCGCCAACCTCAAGAAGCTGGCCCCCAAGGTTCCAAGCTTCCTGCCGTGGTACATGCGCAAGGCTGTGGGCCTTGGCGGTGTCATGGCACCCGTAGTTCCGCAGGTGGTTGTTCCCATCGCACGCAAGGTCCTGCGCGAGATGGTGGGCCACTTGATCATCGATGCCTCCGACGCAAAGCTCGGCGGAGCCATCAAGAAGATCAAGCGCGAAGGCGTCAACCTGAACGTCAACCTCCTGGGCGAAGCCATCCTCGGCCAGGGCGAAGCCGCCCGCCGGCTCGAAGGCACCACCGCACTGCTGGCCCGCGACGACGTGGACTACGTATCCATCAAGGTTTCCTCGACCGTGGCCCCGCACAACCACTGGGCCTTCGACGAAGCGGTGGAGCACATCGTCGAGAAGCTCAGCCCGCTCTACGAGCTGGCTGCACGCAGCCCCAAGAAGAAGTTCATCAACCTGGACATGGAAGAGTACAAGGACCTGGAGCTGACCATCGCGGTCTTCACCCAGATCCTCTCCAAGCCAGAATTCAAGGATCTGCCCGCCGGCATCGTGCTGCAGGCCTACCTGCCTGACGCCCTGTCCGCCATGATCGAATTGCAGCAGTTCTCCGCGGCCCGCGTAGCGAAGGGAGGCGCGCCAATCAAGGTGCGCGTCGTCAAGGGCGCCAACCTGCCAATGGAAACCATGGAAGCCGATATCCACGGCTGGCCACTGGCTACCTGGCACAGCAAGCAGGATTCGGACACCAGCTACAAGTCCGTCCTGGAATACGCGCTGCGCCCGGACCATGTGAAGAACGTGCGCATCGGCGTCGCCGGGCACAACCTCTTCGACGTGGCGCTGGCCTGGCTGCTGGCCAAGGCGCGCAACGTCACCGACGGCATCGAATTCGAAATGCTTCTGGGCATGGCCACCGGCCAGGCCGAGGCGGTGCGCCGCGAAGTCGGCTCCCTGCTGCTCTACACCCCGGTAGTGCACCCGCAGGAATTCGACGTGGCCATCGCCTACCTGATCCGCCGCCTCGAAGAAGGCGCCAGCCAGGAAAACTTCATGTCCGCGGTCTTCGAGCTCTCCAAGAACGAGCAGCTCTTCGAACGCGAGAAGAACCGCTTCCTCGCCTCCCTGGCAGCACTGGGCAACGAGGTTCCGGCACCGCACCGTGTGCAGAACCGCCAGGTCCAGGACCCGGCACTGGCACAGGCCATCGAAGGCTTCGCTGAAGGCTCCACCGAATTCTTCAACACCCCGGACACCGACCCGGACCTGGCGCAGAACCGCACCTGGGGCCGTGAGATCCTGGGCAAGATGGAAGCCTCGCCTCTGGGCAAGGACCTGGTGAAAGCCAATACCATCAACGCAGCGGGCGAACTGGATGAAGCCATCGCCATGGGCGTGGATGCTTCGAGCGGCTGGCAGGCACTGGGCTCGGCCAAGCGCGCCGAGATCCTGCACCGCGCAGGCCTGCTCTTCGAAGAGCGCCGTGCCATGCTGCTCGAAGTCCTTGGCTCGGAATGCGGCAAGACCATCGACCAGGGCGACGTGGAGATCTCCGAAGCCATCGACTTCGCCCACTACTACTCACTGCTGGGCCGCGAACTGGACGAGGTGGATGGCGCAAAGTACGTACCGTCGAAGCTGACCGTGGTGACCCCGCCATGGAACTTCCCGATGGCCATCCCCGCCGGTTCCACCCTTTCGGCCCTGGCCGCGGGTTCAGCTGTGATCATCAAGCCGGCAACCCAGGCTGCCCGCGTGGGTTCGATGATGGTGCAGTGCCTCTGGGATGCTGGTGTTCCCAAGGACGTGCTGCAGCTGGTCTTCGTCGGCGATCGCTCGCTGGGCCAGCAGCTGGTTTCCGATGAGCGGGTTGACCGCTTGATCCTCACCGGCGGCTACGAAACCGCGCAGCTCTTCCGCTCCTTCCGCAAGGACCTGCCGCTGCTGGCAGAGACTTCGGGCAAGAACGCCATCATCGTCACCCCGCACGCCGACTTGGATCTGGCCGCGCGCGACGTCGTGCAATCGGCCTTCGGGCATGCCGGGCAGAAGTGCTCGGCGGCTTCGCTGGTGGTCCTGGTCGGCTCCGTGGCCGATTCGCGCCGCTTCAACAACCAGCTGATCGACGCGGTGAAGTCGTTGAAGGTCGGCTATCCCTGGAACCCTGAATCGCAGATGGGCCCAATGATCGGCGAGCCGGGCGAGAAGCTCAAGCGAGGTTTGACCACCCTGGGCGACGGCGAGCGCTGGGCCATCGAGCCGAAGCAGCTTGATGATTCGGGCAAGCTCTACTCGCCAGGCGTGCGCTATGGCGTGCAGCGCGGCAGCGAGTACCACTTGACCGAATACTTCGGCCCGATCCTGGGCGTCATGACCGCGCAGAACCTGGAAGAAGCGGTACAGATCGTCAACGAGGTGGATTACGGGCTGACCTCGGGCCTGCATTCGCTGGATCGTGGCGAGATGGCCTACTGGCTGGATAACATCCAGGCCGGCAACATCTACGTGAACCGTGGCATTACCGGTGCGATCGTGCAGCGACAGCCATTTGGCGGTTGGAAGAAGTCGGCCATTGGCGCTGGCACCAAGGCCGGTGGCCCGAACTACCTGATCGGCATGGGCAGCTGGGTTGATGCCCCGGTCAAGGACACCGCGTCGCTCTCGCGCTTTGACGAGCAGCTTCTCGCAGCCGCCGAGCTGGATCAGTCGCAGGCGCAGTGGCTGACTTCGGCCCTGGGCAGTGACAAGTACTGGTGGAACACCGAGTTCAACCAGGCCAAGGATCGCTCGGGATTGATCGCCGAACGCAACGTCTTCCGCTACTGCTCGGTGGATGTCGCCGTCCGCTTCGAGCAGGCTACCAGCGGCCAGGGCCTGGCCGAGGCCTTGCGCGTGGTGGCCGCCGGTGTGACCGCCGGTTCGCGGGTGCACCTGTCCTTGGACGCTGATCTTCCACGCGAACTGCGCAACCTGCTGGCCGAGCACTCGGTCACCGTGGTGCGTGAGAACGCGGAGCAGTTCGCGGCCCATGCTGCCAAGCTGGCTGCAAAGACCGGTCCGGATTCGGCTGCCCGCATCCGTTTGATCGGCGGATCCGTGAAGGACATTGCCGAAGCCACCGACGGCAAGCCGGATGTCGCCATCTATGCTTCGCCGGTGACCGCGTCGGGTCGCGTTGAGATGCTCCCATTCCTGCACGAGCAGGCAGTGTCGATCACCGCTCACCGATTTGGCACCCCGAACCACCTGAGCGACGGCCTGGTCTAG
- a CDS encoding LysR substrate-binding domain-containing protein: protein MLELRRLRLLRELSIRGTIAEVADSLSYSPSSVSQQLSQLEAEVGVPLLRRTGRTLKLTAQAQLLVAHTETLLEAMEHAEADLAGTMSKVAGTVRLAVFQTAMLALMPPVLRELREKYPELRVEMSQQEPADALQETSSRSFDLVVAEQYSGHSAPHYASLDRRVLTHDPIRLALPARGAKGNEDFDRVTLLEHAATLPWVVEPDGAASRHWALQACRLAGFEPDLRYETADLQAHVELVQTGNAVAMLPDLVLRSNFDTLRTVDLPGAPARTIFTAMRHSSTKSPGIQAVRNMLHAQPGMSDADDSVILATPKDFDTVD from the coding sequence GTGCTTGAACTGCGACGACTTCGACTTCTCCGGGAGCTCAGCATCCGCGGAACCATCGCCGAAGTGGCCGATTCCCTGAGCTACTCCCCCTCCTCGGTTTCCCAGCAGCTCAGCCAGCTGGAAGCCGAAGTCGGCGTCCCCCTGCTGCGCCGCACGGGACGCACACTGAAGCTCACCGCCCAGGCCCAGCTGCTGGTCGCCCACACCGAAACCCTGCTCGAGGCCATGGAGCACGCCGAAGCGGATCTCGCCGGCACCATGTCCAAGGTCGCGGGCACCGTGCGGCTGGCCGTTTTCCAAACCGCCATGCTCGCCCTGATGCCGCCGGTGCTGCGCGAACTGCGTGAAAAATACCCGGAACTGCGCGTGGAAATGAGCCAGCAGGAACCGGCCGACGCCCTGCAGGAAACCAGCAGCCGCAGCTTCGATCTGGTGGTGGCCGAGCAGTATTCCGGGCACTCGGCTCCGCACTACGCCAGCCTCGACCGGCGCGTGCTGACGCACGACCCCATCCGCCTCGCCCTGCCGGCACGCGGAGCGAAAGGCAACGAGGACTTCGACCGGGTCACCCTGCTGGAACACGCCGCCACCTTGCCCTGGGTGGTGGAGCCCGACGGGGCAGCCAGCCGCCACTGGGCCCTGCAAGCGTGCCGCCTGGCAGGCTTCGAACCTGATCTGCGCTACGAAACCGCCGATCTGCAAGCCCACGTGGAATTGGTACAGACCGGAAATGCCGTGGCCATGCTCCCTGATCTGGTGCTGCGCTCGAACTTCGACACGCTGCGCACCGTGGATTTGCCCGGTGCCCCGGCCCGCACCATCTTCACCGCGATGCGCCACTCTTCGACCAAGTCACCCGGGATTCAGGCGGTGCGCAACATGCTGCATGCACAGCCGGGAATGAGTGATGCAGATGACTCGGTAATTTTGGCTACACCCAAAGACTTCGATACGGTCGATTAG
- the putP gene encoding sodium/proline symporter PutP, with translation MSDQTFQMIAIAIYMAAMLGIGYVAYRRTNNIDDYMLADRGLKPWVAALSAGASDMSGWLLMGLPGAIYLGGLHEAWIAIGLLIGAWLNWKYVAPRLRSYTAISENAITIPSFFEKRLKDNAHLLRIGSAVIILVFFTFYVSSGMVAAGKFFEASFGWPYLTGMFFVAVITLLYTLFGGFLGASLTDMVQGVLMFLALIAVPIVAVINMGNVGNIGSQITEINADAFNLFSSFNDNSAILAAVAIFSTAAWGLGYFGQPHIIVRFMALRTPAEAKTARRIGIGWMFLTSLGAILTAFIGVAHFADNPLDKSTSETVFLLLSQTFFHPLIAGLVLAAVLAAIMSTMSSQLIVCSSALVEDLYNIAGRKASPKALVNLGRSGVLLIAIIAAVLALNPNSSILELVSFAWAGFGAAFGPIVLLALYWRKLTAVGGFAGMVSGAVVVFIWGNIKPLSSAMYEIVPGFIVALVVAWLVSRATYRPNPTIDAEFSEMEKEVGSKVTA, from the coding sequence ATGTCCGACCAGACTTTCCAGATGATCGCGATCGCAATTTACATGGCCGCCATGCTTGGCATCGGCTATGTCGCGTATCGCCGCACCAACAATATTGACGACTACATGCTGGCCGACCGCGGCCTGAAACCGTGGGTGGCCGCACTGTCGGCCGGCGCCTCCGACATGTCCGGCTGGCTGCTCATGGGCCTGCCTGGCGCCATCTACCTCGGCGGCCTGCACGAGGCTTGGATCGCCATCGGCCTGCTCATCGGCGCGTGGCTGAACTGGAAGTATGTCGCTCCGCGACTACGTTCCTACACTGCCATCTCGGAGAACGCCATCACCATCCCGAGCTTCTTCGAGAAGCGGCTGAAGGACAACGCGCACCTGCTGCGCATCGGCTCTGCGGTAATCATCCTGGTGTTCTTCACCTTCTATGTCTCTTCGGGCATGGTAGCCGCCGGCAAGTTCTTCGAGGCCTCCTTCGGCTGGCCCTATCTCACCGGCATGTTCTTCGTTGCCGTCATTACCCTGCTCTACACCCTGTTCGGCGGCTTCCTCGGAGCTTCGCTGACCGACATGGTCCAGGGCGTCTTGATGTTCCTCGCGCTGATCGCCGTGCCGATCGTCGCCGTGATCAACATGGGCAACGTGGGAAATATCGGGTCCCAGATCACCGAAATCAACGCCGATGCGTTCAACCTGTTCTCGTCCTTCAATGACAACAGCGCAATCCTCGCCGCCGTGGCTATCTTCTCCACCGCCGCCTGGGGCCTTGGCTACTTCGGCCAGCCGCATATCATCGTGCGCTTCATGGCGTTGCGTACCCCGGCTGAAGCCAAGACCGCCCGCCGCATCGGCATTGGCTGGATGTTCCTGACGTCCCTGGGCGCTATTCTCACCGCGTTCATCGGCGTCGCCCATTTCGCCGACAATCCACTGGATAAGTCGACGAGCGAAACCGTCTTCCTGCTGCTGAGCCAGACCTTCTTCCACCCGCTGATTGCCGGATTGGTGCTGGCCGCAGTGCTGGCAGCGATCATGTCCACCATGTCCTCGCAACTGATCGTTTGCTCCTCGGCCCTGGTAGAAGACCTGTACAACATCGCTGGACGCAAGGCCTCGCCGAAGGCACTGGTCAACCTGGGCCGTTCCGGCGTGCTGCTGATCGCGATCATTGCCGCGGTGCTGGCATTGAACCCGAACTCCTCGATCCTGGAGCTCGTGTCCTTCGCCTGGGCCGGCTTCGGCGCCGCCTTCGGCCCGATCGTCCTGCTTGCCCTGTACTGGCGCAAGCTCACTGCCGTTGGCGGATTTGCCGGCATGGTGTCCGGTGCCGTCGTGGTCTTCATCTGGGGCAACATCAAGCCGCTCTCCTCGGCCATGTACGAAATCGTTCCAGGTTTCATCGTTGCCCTGGTGGTTGCTTGGCTCGTCTCGCGAGCCACCTACCGTCCGAACCCGACCATCGACGCAGAATTCAGCGAGATGGAAAAGGAAGTCGGTTCGAAGGTCACCGCCTAG
- a CDS encoding NAD-dependent epimerase/dehydratase family protein translates to MSTQNKFTHWQRTETQFLAADPKAVYSIVGNLSQTGLWMKSFDGFIVHDDQRGVGTKVDLLPPGKVFGALHRNTAPSATITRRNHQTRMIEVTQPQPAGEMTLRWQVDEHENGCLVHFTVRLSGPGTTAFKFTVANALCKDFAVAAARLYKIVAPTAHRKRDAQIVISGGRGFLGRNLAADLVCRGMSVAVLTRNAEADFPAEQFIWDGVHQGPWTGALRSDHPVHLINLAGERVDKRNTPANIAALTDSRVTSTQALAQAAASAPKLATWIQSSTTAIFGDAGEAELTESSPIPSDHRALPEMTGVASAWEQAFGEAEVNAEQRYILRTSLVMHPDAPLLGPLNMLVNTGLGGAMGNGQQWFSWIGLQDWLHLIRCMLGLEEPQIPAGLVHGTSPWPLRNTEVMAALRSIAGLPGLPTGSVLPRIGAAAMGSNARVALTGRKVTSEVLAQAGFEFRETDFAATIAG, encoded by the coding sequence ATGAGCACCCAGAATAAATTCACCCACTGGCAGCGCACCGAAACCCAGTTCCTGGCCGCAGATCCCAAAGCTGTCTATTCCATTGTCGGCAACCTCTCGCAAACCGGCCTCTGGATGAAAAGCTTTGACGGCTTTATCGTCCACGATGACCAGCGGGGCGTTGGCACCAAGGTGGATCTCCTGCCACCCGGCAAGGTTTTCGGTGCGCTGCACCGCAACACCGCACCGTCGGCAACCATCACCCGGCGCAATCATCAAACGCGCATGATCGAGGTCACCCAGCCACAGCCAGCTGGCGAGATGACGCTGCGCTGGCAGGTCGATGAACACGAGAATGGCTGCCTGGTGCACTTCACCGTCCGGCTCTCCGGTCCCGGCACCACGGCGTTCAAGTTCACCGTAGCCAACGCCTTGTGCAAGGATTTCGCCGTGGCAGCGGCAAGGCTCTACAAGATCGTTGCGCCCACCGCCCACCGCAAGCGCGATGCACAGATCGTGATATCCGGCGGCCGCGGATTCCTTGGCCGCAACCTCGCCGCCGATCTGGTCTGCCGAGGCATGTCCGTAGCGGTGCTCACCCGCAATGCGGAAGCCGATTTCCCTGCCGAACAGTTCATCTGGGACGGCGTGCACCAAGGCCCATGGACCGGCGCACTGCGCAGCGACCACCCGGTTCACCTGATCAATTTGGCCGGCGAGCGCGTGGACAAACGCAATACCCCGGCAAACATCGCGGCCCTCACCGACTCGCGAGTGACCTCCACCCAGGCTCTGGCGCAGGCCGCAGCCTCGGCACCGAAGCTGGCCACCTGGATCCAATCGAGCACCACCGCGATCTTCGGCGATGCCGGCGAAGCCGAGCTGACCGAGTCCAGCCCCATCCCCAGCGACCACCGCGCGCTGCCCGAAATGACCGGCGTCGCTTCGGCTTGGGAGCAGGCCTTTGGTGAAGCAGAGGTGAACGCCGAGCAACGCTACATCCTGCGCACCTCGCTGGTGATGCACCCCGATGCTCCGTTGCTCGGCCCCCTGAACATGCTGGTGAACACCGGTCTGGGCGGAGCGATGGGCAACGGCCAGCAGTGGTTCAGCTGGATCGGCTTGCAGGATTGGCTGCACCTGATCCGTTGCATGCTTGGACTCGAAGAGCCACAGATCCCGGCAGGCCTGGTTCATGGAACCAGTCCCTGGCCATTGCGGAACACCGAAGTCATGGCCGCCCTTCGCTCCATCGCCGGACTGCCAGGCCTGCCAACCGGGTCCGTCCTGCCCAGGATTGGCGCCGCTGCCATGGGTTCCAATGCACGTGTGGCCCTGACCGGACGAAAAGTCACCAGCGAAGTCCTGGCCCAAGCCGGTTTTGAATTCCGGGAAACGGATTTCGCGGCAACCATCGCTGGCTAG